From Bacillus sp. FSL K6-3431, the proteins below share one genomic window:
- a CDS encoding four-carbon acid sugar kinase family protein, translated as MIGVVADDITGSNDIGIMFAKSSYITDIFHYKEWDLLTNVAKEKRDALILDTDSRFDQPDVAYEKVYKATMNLKKAGAKQFFNKTCSVFRGNIGAEFDAMLDALGEEFAVVVLGFPKNGRTTMEGIHSVNGKKLEDSEFRNDPMHPMIRSNLVEILQTQTKRKVGLINYKVIQEGPKAIILELEKLKGEFNYVIFDVKGQEDLRIIAQAVHDVTVFCGSSALAEELPSVWPQKKGEKLSLDLPAYSHDNGLLCAAGSLMPQSASQIDYMREKGVIVIELDTLQLFELERRSYILEKLSHQIISYIQQGSDVVLHSSNDNEAVKRTKSLGLCKGFNQTEISRLVSGAIAEIVQMVVHRTGQNRLLVAGGDTSAAVCSKMGIHGMRVWKEIQPGLPSCVSYSDPPILLILKSGSFGQPNFFEQAFTHLKSQ; from the coding sequence ATGATTGGTGTTGTAGCAGATGATATTACGGGTTCAAATGATATAGGAATAATGTTTGCTAAGTCGAGCTATATAACAGATATCTTTCATTATAAAGAATGGGATCTATTAACAAATGTAGCGAAAGAAAAGCGTGATGCTTTGATATTGGATACTGACTCTCGTTTTGATCAACCTGATGTCGCATATGAAAAAGTCTATAAAGCGACAATGAACTTAAAAAAAGCGGGAGCTAAACAGTTTTTTAATAAAACTTGCTCCGTTTTTCGAGGGAATATTGGCGCTGAATTTGATGCAATGCTAGATGCATTAGGAGAGGAATTTGCAGTTGTTGTTCTTGGCTTTCCCAAGAATGGGAGGACAACGATGGAAGGGATTCATTCCGTTAATGGTAAAAAGTTGGAAGACTCCGAGTTCCGAAATGACCCCATGCATCCGATGATTAGATCCAACCTGGTAGAGATTTTACAAACTCAAACGAAACGAAAAGTGGGATTGATTAACTATAAGGTAATACAGGAAGGGCCAAAGGCAATAATATTAGAACTAGAAAAGCTTAAAGGGGAATTTAATTATGTTATTTTTGATGTAAAAGGTCAAGAAGATCTTCGGATCATTGCACAGGCTGTTCATGATGTTACGGTTTTTTGTGGAAGCTCTGCATTGGCAGAAGAACTTCCAAGCGTTTGGCCACAAAAAAAGGGTGAGAAATTGTCGTTGGACCTGCCAGCTTATTCACATGATAATGGATTACTCTGTGCTGCAGGAAGCCTGATGCCACAATCCGCAAGCCAAATTGACTATATGCGAGAAAAAGGTGTAATTGTCATTGAACTCGACACGCTTCAATTGTTTGAACTAGAAAGAAGAAGTTATATATTAGAAAAGTTGTCTCATCAAATTATTTCCTATATACAACAAGGATCTGATGTTGTTCTACATTCTTCAAATGATAATGAAGCGGTTAAGCGAACAAAATCATTGGGATTGTGCAAAGGTTTTAACCAAACGGAAATCTCAAGGTTAGTTTCAGGAGCCATCGCCGAAATAGTTCAAATGGTTGTACATCGGACCGGACAAAACAGACTGCTTGTAGCGGGTGGAGATACTTCTGCAGCCGTTTGTAGTAAAATGGGCATTCACGGGATGCGGGTATGGAAGGAAATTCAACCTGGTTTACCTTCGTGTGTTTCATATTCCGACCCACCAATTTTACTAATATTAAAATCGGGTAGTTTTGGTCAACCAAACTTTTTTGAACAAGCATTTACTCATTTGAAAAGTCA